In the genome of Planctomycetota bacterium, one region contains:
- a CDS encoding inositol monophosphatase family protein yields the protein MELLQAAEAAVRKAADVCQRVRAEMVTPESIEKKDRSPVTVADLASQAIVIEALEPLGIPVVGEESADALREDAAVRAKVCELAGASEADVMRRLDAGGHAEAKGRFWTLDPIDGTKGFLRNDQYAVALALIEEGTPVLGALACPALNCGTVLAAERGKTPPFSVSTVTDPTQARLVESVESGHSDQDQSVQIARALGIGRDPLRMDSQAKYAAVALGDAEVYLRLPTRPGYRERIWDHGAGLICVECAGGRVTDVDGKPLDFSRGRKLEDNRGVVATSGRFHDAVLSAVSDVLGV from the coding sequence ATGGAGTTACTACAAGCCGCCGAGGCGGCCGTGCGCAAGGCGGCGGACGTTTGTCAGCGGGTGCGGGCCGAGATGGTCACGCCCGAGAGCATCGAGAAAAAGGACCGCAGCCCGGTGACGGTCGCGGACCTGGCGTCGCAGGCGATCGTGATCGAGGCGCTGGAGCCGCTGGGCATCCCGGTGGTTGGCGAGGAGTCGGCCGACGCGCTGCGGGAGGATGCGGCGGTGCGAGCCAAGGTCTGCGAACTGGCCGGGGCGAGCGAAGCGGACGTGATGCGCCGCCTCGACGCCGGTGGCCACGCCGAGGCGAAAGGGCGATTCTGGACGCTCGACCCGATCGACGGCACCAAGGGCTTTTTGCGAAACGACCAATACGCCGTCGCCCTGGCGTTGATCGAGGAAGGGACACCGGTGCTCGGGGCGTTGGCGTGCCCGGCGCTCAACTGTGGTACCGTCCTCGCCGCCGAGCGCGGCAAAACGCCACCGTTTTCGGTCAGCACGGTGACCGACCCGACGCAAGCCCGGCTGGTCGAATCCGTCGAATCCGGCCATTCCGACCAAGACCAGTCGGTGCAAATCGCCCGCGCTCTGGGCATCGGCCGCGACCCGTTGCGGATGGACAGTCAGGCGAAGTACGCCGCCGTCGCGCTGGGCGACGCGGAGGTGTACCTGCGTCTGCCGACGCGTCCGGGTTATCGGGAGCGCATCTGGGACCACGGGGCGGGTTTGATTTGTGTCGAATGTGCGGGCGGCCGGGTGACCGATGTAGATGGAAAGCCGCTCGATTTCTCGCGTGGCCGTAAACTGGAAGACAACCGCGGCGTCGTTGCTACCAGCGGGCGTTTTCACGACGCGGTATTATCAGCCGTCTCGGACGTGCTTGGCGTGTGA
- a CDS encoding LemA family protein, giving the protein MSAIVVILLIAFIVVLVVGGGLALWGIGVYNGLVRGREAVNNAWAQIDVLLKRRHDLIPNLVETVKGYASHESETFEKVIQARNGAVAATGPQQSSAAEGMLTGALRQLFAVAEAYPDLKANQNFMQLQAELSTTEDEIAGVRSRYNDVAKGYNISVKEFPRNLLAGIFGFNEEPYFEVEDAEVQAAPKVQF; this is encoded by the coding sequence ATGTCAGCGATCGTCGTCATCCTGCTCATCGCGTTCATCGTCGTACTCGTCGTCGGCGGCGGCCTGGCGCTCTGGGGCATCGGCGTCTACAACGGCCTGGTCCGCGGCCGGGAGGCGGTCAACAACGCCTGGGCCCAAATCGACGTGCTGCTCAAGCGTCGCCACGACCTGATCCCCAACCTCGTCGAAACCGTCAAGGGGTACGCGAGCCATGAGTCCGAGACGTTCGAAAAGGTGATTCAGGCCCGCAACGGGGCCGTGGCGGCGACCGGCCCGCAGCAATCATCCGCGGCCGAGGGGATGCTCACCGGTGCCCTGCGGCAACTCTTTGCCGTCGCCGAGGCATACCCCGATCTCAAGGCCAACCAGAACTTCATGCAGCTCCAGGCCGAACTCTCCACCACGGAGGACGAAATCGCCGGCGTCCGCAGCCGGTACAACGACGTCGCCAAGGGCTACAACATCAGCGTCAAGGAGTTCCCGCGGAACCTGCTGGCGGGCATTTTCGGGTTCAACGAAGAGCCGTACTTCGAGGTCGAGGACGCCGAGGTACAAGCCGCCCCGAAAGTTCAGTTCTGA
- the modA gene encoding molybdate ABC transporter substrate-binding protein: MRFLLLILLLLGCDDRATVTVGAASSLAEVMPEIAAAYEVETGVRVQLVFASSGKIVQQQLAGAGYDVTVLADDSLDGTPVAGNRLVLVGVGSLDELDDIGRVAIGAPDTVPAGKYARQALQSAGVWDDLDGRLVYGANVRQVLAYVQRGEVDAALVYATDAEGVPIDPALHDPIDYRATYFTDTGDRFAGFLHKPTAGLAFEAHGFVDRAALLRNAGVSDLPGPSVAEQRGSEPAGAR, from the coding sequence GTGCGCTTCTTGCTGCTCATCCTTCTGTTGCTCGGTTGCGACGACCGCGCGACCGTCACCGTCGGAGCAGCGTCGAGTCTGGCGGAGGTGATGCCAGAGATCGCCGCGGCGTACGAGGTCGAGACCGGCGTGCGTGTGCAACTGGTCTTTGCCTCCAGTGGCAAGATCGTTCAGCAGCAACTCGCGGGGGCCGGGTACGACGTGACCGTCCTCGCCGACGATTCATTGGACGGGACGCCGGTCGCGGGCAACCGGCTCGTGCTGGTTGGCGTCGGGTCGCTCGACGAACTGGACGACATTGGCCGAGTTGCCATCGGCGCGCCAGACACCGTCCCGGCGGGCAAGTACGCCCGGCAAGCGTTGCAATCCGCCGGGGTATGGGACGACCTCGACGGCAGGCTTGTGTACGGGGCGAACGTCCGGCAGGTGTTGGCGTATGTGCAACGCGGCGAGGTGGATGCCGCACTCGTATATGCGACCGATGCCGAGGGTGTGCCGATCGACCCGGCGTTGCACGATCCGATCGATTACCGAGCAACGTATTTCACCGACACCGGTGATCGCTTCGCCGGTTTCTTGCACAAACCGACGGCAGGGCTGGCGTTTGAAGCGCATGGTTTCGTCGACCGAGCCGCTTTGCTCCGTAACGCTGGTGTTTCGGATTTGCCAGGCCCCAGCGTTGCGGAGCAACGTGGCTCCGAACCAGCGGGAGCGCGATGA
- the modB gene encoding molybdate ABC transporter permease subunit produces MQSAWLSLQVASAATMLAALIAVPLAWFVARRRLRWLEVAVLLPVVMPPTVVGFALVVLLGNRGPAGWLGVPMVFTVGGAIIAAAVVALPLVYLPTRAAFAAIDPDLRDATRILGASRSQSLWHVDLPLARHGIAAGLLLGFARGLGEFGATLMVLGWLPGKTTLPIAVYAAFERGDLIAAAYPAGLLAMLAVLLVIAHNAVAK; encoded by the coding sequence GTGCAAAGTGCCTGGCTTTCGCTGCAGGTCGCGTCGGCGGCGACGATGTTGGCGGCACTGATCGCGGTGCCATTGGCGTGGTTCGTGGCGCGGCGTCGTTTGCGTTGGCTCGAAGTGGCGGTGCTTTTGCCGGTGGTGATGCCGCCGACGGTGGTGGGGTTTGCGTTGGTGGTGCTGCTGGGCAATCGCGGGCCGGCAGGGTGGCTGGGTGTGCCGATGGTGTTCACGGTCGGCGGGGCAATCATCGCGGCAGCGGTGGTCGCACTGCCGCTGGTGTACCTGCCGACCCGGGCGGCATTCGCGGCGATCGATCCGGACCTGCGCGATGCAACTCGGATCCTCGGCGCGAGTCGGTCGCAGTCCCTTTGGCACGTCGATCTCCCGTTGGCCCGACACGGCATCGCGGCGGGGTTGTTGCTTGGGTTCGCCCGCGGTCTGGGGGAGTTTGGTGCGACGCTGATGGTGTTGGGTTGGCTGCCGGGAAAGACGACACTGCCCATCGCTGTCTACGCGGCTTTCGAGCGCGGTGACCTGATCGCCGCGGCGTATCCGGCCGGCTTGTTGGCGATGTTGGCCGTGCTGCTCGTGATCGCGCACAACGCAGTGGCGAAGTGA
- a CDS encoding RNA polymerase sigma factor, which translates to MSTPDAETDDTPALTTAMARGERSAVETFYRRHFDGMLADASRNTRRDEHFCLDVVQDATLKIVRSIKPMRDAAHLRRWVRRVVLNAAIDRLRAEQRRSTRERAVAGAPSIDPADDVELAERIADLRRRVGRLDAASRRLLLLRHVRNMTLADIGRKLGLGPGGVDSRLRRIVRRVRTSHPEQP; encoded by the coding sequence TTGTCGACGCCCGACGCCGAAACGGATGACACCCCCGCCCTCACCACGGCCATGGCCCGCGGTGAGCGGTCGGCCGTCGAGACCTTCTACCGGCGGCACTTCGACGGCATGCTCGCCGACGCAAGCCGAAACACCCGCCGCGACGAACACTTTTGCCTCGACGTCGTGCAGGACGCGACGCTCAAGATCGTTCGGAGTATCAAGCCGATGCGCGACGCCGCCCATTTGCGTCGCTGGGTCCGTCGGGTCGTGCTCAACGCGGCGATCGACCGGTTGCGGGCCGAGCAACGCCGCTCGACACGGGAGCGAGCCGTCGCCGGCGCGCCGTCGATCGACCCGGCCGACGACGTGGAACTCGCGGAGCGGATCGCGGACCTGCGCCGACGCGTTGGCCGGCTCGACGCGGCCAGCCGGCGTCTGCTGCTGCTCCGCCACGTCCGCAATATGACCCTCGCGGACATCGGCCGCAAGCTCGGTCTCGGCCCCGGCGGCGTCGACAGCCGACTCCGCCGCATCGTCAGACGCGTCCGCACCTCGCATCCGGAGCAACCATGA